The sequence below is a genomic window from Coffea arabica cultivar ET-39 chromosome 4c, Coffea Arabica ET-39 HiFi, whole genome shotgun sequence.
CTATTTTTGTTCGAGTTGTGCTTAAGAAGGGTCTTCCTAACAGTAAAGGTAATGGGTCGTGAGAATGTTCATCATCCATATCAAGTACGTAAAAATCAGCAGGAAAaaccaattcattaattttCACTAAAACATCCTCAATCAACCCGTCAGGGTATGCATTGGTTCGGTCAACCAGTTGGATTATTATTCCAGTGTCTTTCAGAGGTCCTAATTTCAGAGAAGCATATATAGATTTCGGCATGACATTAATTGAGACTCCTAAATCTAACATAGCCTTTCCAATCAAGGTATTGCCTATTCTACAAGGAATAGTGAACATACCTGGGTCTCCGCATTTTGGTGGAAGCTTTCGTTGTAGAATTGCTGACACATTTTCCCCTACTATCACTCTCTCATCTCCCTTCAACCGCCTTCGATTGACACACAGATCCCTCAAAAATTTTGCGTATTTGGGTACCTGCTTAATCGCCTCTAGAAGGGGAATATTGATCTCCACCTTGCGAAAAATCTCCAGGACCTCTTTTTCCTTGTCCTGCTTCCTTGGTTTCTCCAATCTGCTTGGGAAGGGGGGTGGGTTGGTACTTGCTGAAACGAGTGAGTCCGGGATTACCTTTGAATTTTTGTTGTCTCCGCCTTCCTCTTCTAGCTCTTTCTCAATTTGATCTTCGTCCTTGTCCTTAGGAATCAACGGGTCGGGTCCTTGGACCTCCTTGTCACTTCTCAAGGTCATGGCACTCACATTCTTCGGGTTTAACTCAGGTTGAGATGGCAGCTTTCCTTGCATTTGGGACTCCAACCGATTGAGCGTGATGGCCATTTGATTTACCCGAGTCTGCAATGATTGTACTTGTCCCCACTGATTTTTCATAGCTTGTAGGTCTGAATCCGTCTTCTATTGATTCGCAAGTAGTTGTTTCATCATCTCTTCTAAGGACGGACTTGAGTTCgaaggaggtggtggtgggcgAGGCTGGTATTGCTGTTGATGCCCTTGCTATCTATTTGGTATGAAATTAGACGGCTTGTTCCCCCCATAACTCAGGTTGGGGTGGTCCCTCTAACCAGGATTGTAGGTACTTGAGTACGGGTCGTACTGCCTTCTTGGTGCGAGCGCGTGGCCAGCCATGTTCACCTGCTCTGCATTTTTCTCTTGAACTAGTGGGCACATTTCTATAGGATGGCCTAGGGCAGCACATACCCCACACACCTTGGCTTGTGAGGCATTACCTACAGCTAGCTGCCGCACAAAGGATGTCAATTCAGAAATTTGTTGTTAAATAGAGGATGTTTCCACCTCATTCACCTTACGTGTTGGGCATCCTCCCTAGTGCCAAAATGCTGCGAATTTTCAGCCATCCCCTCTATCAATTCCCATGCTGCCCGAGGAGTCTTGTTCACTAACGCctctccacttgcagcatcgatTATACTCCTGTCTCTGAAAAGTAGCCCCTCGTAGAAATATTGGATGAGCAGTTGCTCACTTATCTGATGTTGAGGGCATTTGATACATAGTTTCTTAAACCTCTCCCAGTATTCATAGAGGGACTCGCCTGGGTGTTGTTTGATGCCGCATATCTCCTTTTTCAGGCTTGCAGCTCGGGACGCTGGAAAGTACTTGTTCAGGAATTTCTTTTTCAGTTGGTCCCATGTGGTGATACTACCCGGTGGTAAGTAGTATAGCCAATTCTTCGCGGAGTCCTTCAAAGAGAAGGGGAAggccctcatttttatctgctcCTCGGTGATTCCCGAGGGTTTCATACTATTGCATACGACGTCGAACTCCTGCAAGTGCTTATAGGGCTCCTTACCTGGTAAACCATGAAAAGATGGTAAGAGGTGAATTATACCAAATTTCAACTCAAAAGATGTGTTATCATTTAAACTTGGAAAAGTAATGCACAAAGGTTGTTGATTTAAATTAGgtgcagccaactcccttagtgtttgtGCATTTGCCATGGTGGTATCCTCTTGATCCGAGTCGCTCGAGGTGTCACCAAACGAATCTGCTAGTTCAGCTTCTTGCTCAGGTCTCTGAGATGCGGCACTGGAGTGCGCCTCTCTGAACTATCTAGTTTCTTTCCTTGTTCTACGCGCAGTCTTCTCTACTTCAGGATCGAAAATTAATTCGCTTATACGAGAAGAACGAGGCATAAACTAGAAAAAATACCAGAAATTTAgaacaaaattgaaattgaaaagaaacaaataattgaCGCCAGTCCCctgcaacggcgccaaaaattgacggGTCGTCGaccctgtgcaataataataataataataaaatcctAAATACCACTAAAAACAGTCAGTAATTAATTCTAAGTACtagagcagggactctaggtgtgcaatgggttacttgattcatcctgttcccgaagagtttgtttaattcgatataccagaattaatttgCTGACAATAAGTACTAattagtagacagtggcaagtagggtcgtctcctcagagACTGAaaatatttgtctcttttaaaTTCCAATGGGAAAGGGGGgattttaccaaaataaaactcaagaaaaaacaattaaacaactcaactaaaaaaataaataaataatttagcCAGGACGAATATAGCAGGAgttaaatcaagaataaataaattctaaccaaggatacaactactcaaacacagtccatttatccgatcattgatACAAGAGAGGTTCACTTACTTTcttaataggctagttatagtcgccgaAACACTCTaacgaccaatttttccttaaattattgATAACCAATGTACGACCATTGATCACCCCTAATcagaaaatactcctaggtacgaccgtaggaattaattttccaattgtattaataactagaaaaacctaaccctaatcaataacacgctacgagggttattcaaattagattgcacgttctcctaatgtgtaaacacaccagttgccactactattaatcaatcaaacaattacggatttaattgactaaattggcatgatattaataaatcacattgaatatcgggcccttgacatccaattaataaaataatctcaTGAAAGTTCAAGCAGACAatgtgcaaatattaataaattaagaaacgcgtgaaaactaattagatctcatagattttcgggactgcgccgtcgagttgacccttgactagatggaagGCTTAaccacgccgcataattaaattACCACACGAATTAATAGATTGCAAAGGCATTGCATTTTTTACTAGAAAGTAAGGAATAAAAGATGTTTTTTCCATTGGGGAATATTGTcaaacacctggcgtgtgtcagaggccagtcaaaagaaagaaaactagaactaaactaaaaagctaaactaaaaagtgtcttttgcttctgtacgttgtcccttttaaagaaccaaaagaaagatgactaaaagctatctaggtggtccccatacatgtggacaaagcctccaaATTACTTCTTGTTTCAAGTCTCTCTACGTTCCTTTCTTTGGAGAGCCCAAAATGACTATAGctttgtggtccccaccaattcaagggcataaggattgaaacccttagaagtctccattttcccataaaatccctcctttttggtagttttctgttttattcctgaaattaagtccagataccaaatataagtagatatcaacaattaacacaatatttggtAGGGATAAagggggaaattaataataaaattattaacaAATGATACCCTATCACCAGCAAAAATGTAAAAGTCAACAATCACATGTTTACAAGCAAAATGGACATTCTTAGCcagcaaaagaagaaataacttTGTGGGACAATCGCATGTTTAGACAAATTGAATATGGAATGCAAATGAAGACGAGACTCATACTTCTCGGGCTTTCTTTTTTGTATCCAACAAATGATTTGCTAGCTTCTTTATTACCGTCATTTTAAGCTAAATCGATCTGCTAGCTTAATAACTGATATAAGAAATAAACTGGTTATCATAATTCATAACTTAGCAAAAGAAGAATAAAACAAATCGCAGCAGAACAGAAATAAGCCTTAAGAGATCATGAGCTGATAACGGAAATCGCAGCACTCATTTACCATGGACCGTTTACTGCCGGTATATCATTTTAATGCGGAGAAGCATCTTCAATACCTTGACAAGTAAAACTGATCACAAGCCTCTTCGTAAATAAGAAAAGGGCCAATAGTCACAAAAAGAATAATACATTAGGGAAATGAAGGCTGAAGAGGTAGACCAAAATGATAAAACATGATCCCCTGTAGTTGTGGTAAGCATTAAGCAGAAGATGGGTTTTAGCTGGAATTTTTGTTATCAGCTCATGATCTCTGTAAACTAGGACCACATTAACtaattaaaatgaaataaagaaGAACAGGGCAACAGAGTG
It includes:
- the LOC113739228 gene encoding uncharacterized protein is translated as MTLRSDKEVQGPDPLIPKDKDEDQIEKELEEEGGDNKNSKVIPDSLVSASTNPPPFPSRLEKPRKQDKEKEVLEIFRKVEINIPLLEAIKQVPKYAKFLRDLCVNRRRLKGDERVIVGENVSAILQRKLPPKCGDPGMFTIPCRIGNTLIGKAMLDLGVSINVMPKSIYASLKLGPLKDTGIIIQLVDRTNAYPDGLIEDVLVKINELVFPADFYVLDMDDEHSHDPLPLLLGRPFLSTTRTKIDVNKGTLSMEFDGSIVHFNIFESMKYPSESHAGSVFSINVIDPVVREVFEIEGRDGLEVALTRHLESKMTAGVELSEELKCVLGALQTLLTTRIRYNLAPIFILEPHQRLLPSVVQAPVVELKSLPKHLKYAYLDEGETLPVIISASLSKVQEDKLFRILRNHK